From a region of the Thiovulum sp. ES genome:
- a CDS encoding Formate dehydrogenase Fdh (PFAM: Molybdopterin oxidoreductase; Molydopterin dinucleotide binding domain; Molybdopterin oxidoreductase Fe4S4 domain) — protein sequence MELDSLCTYCGVGCEISAEVSNDKISKIYSKSETEVSRGDLCLKGKEGFGFLSSGNRLSGAFIKKEFVQKNIDLIADLNFVDEVEIQENTFYRIPYSDGYKIVARKFKELLNRKEKSVASIGGARTSCESGFLFQKITREVFKSPHVDCCARVCHSPSLRGMRETIGEGASTNPFRDLENSEFILIIGSNTTEAHPIVANKLLKAKQEGKLEIGIVDIRETQIFKNSKYKIVLPYESNLLFLNMMARVILEENLVNEKFIDTRTKYFAEYRESILADEYTNPDFFKKLSGYEHLADEVRHLARNYASKKSMILWGLGITENFDGSKAVMAMTNLALLTGNIGGSGVGLMPLRGQNNVQGACDVGMLPYYDPDYEHPKEVGMMTPDIFKAILSDEIFGIWNMGEDLAHIHSNLNMVHEALKKLEILIVNEVMLNEVTKFADILFGVKSGYEKTGVYVNAERRLHLSQPLVKSDLPDDWEIIQGVENEFLGNWSYTSSENVWNDVRQKVKKRYLNASYELLEEKRSEGIQWPVVEKETPILHLESFRTKDGLGRFSYHQYKLRGQVSEILKNGTSKTFYLSTGRNIIHYNNSAQTRGTERLLNLHNRDILLVSFEDREFFKNRKSVKLKSAYGESSELPFKITKTLKKGTLFTTFHHPESRINFLFGDERDELIATALFKSLPVEII from the coding sequence TTGGAATTGGATAGTTTATGTACCTATTGTGGTGTTGGGTGCGAGATAAGTGCCGAAGTTTCAAATGATAAGATTTCTAAAATTTATTCTAAAAGTGAAACTGAAGTTAGTCGCGGAGACCTGTGCCTAAAAGGAAAAGAGGGTTTTGGATTTCTTTCATCTGGAAATAGATTAAGCGGTGCTTTTATCAAAAAAGAGTTTGTCCAAAAAAACATCGACCTCATCGCAGATTTGAACTTTGTTGATGAAGTAGAGATTCAAGAGAACACTTTTTACAGAATTCCATATTCTGATGGTTATAAAATTGTGGCTCGAAAGTTCAAGGAGCTTTTAAATCGGAAAGAGAAATCAGTTGCATCAATTGGCGGAGCAAGAACAAGTTGTGAAAGTGGATTTTTATTTCAAAAAATCACTCGAGAAGTTTTTAAGTCGCCACATGTGGATTGTTGTGCAAGGGTTTGCCACTCACCTAGTTTACGAGGTATGAGAGAAACAATTGGTGAAGGAGCTTCTACAAATCCATTTCGAGATTTAGAAAACAGTGAATTTATTTTGATAATTGGTTCAAACACAACAGAAGCCCACCCAATTGTCGCAAACAAGCTTTTGAAAGCGAAACAAGAGGGGAAACTTGAAATTGGGATTGTTGATATTCGAGAAACTCAAATTTTCAAAAACTCTAAATATAAAATTGTGTTGCCTTACGAAAGCAATCTACTTTTTTTAAACATGATGGCAAGAGTAATTTTAGAAGAGAATCTTGTAAATGAGAAATTTATCGATACTCGAACAAAATATTTCGCAGAATATCGAGAGTCGATTTTGGCTGATGAATATACAAATCCTGACTTTTTCAAAAAACTTTCTGGGTATGAACATCTTGCCGATGAGGTCAGACATCTTGCCCGAAACTATGCTTCTAAAAAAAGTATGATTCTTTGGGGTCTCGGTATCACTGAAAATTTTGACGGTAGCAAAGCAGTTATGGCAATGACAAATCTAGCTCTTTTGACTGGAAATATTGGTGGTTCTGGTGTCGGTCTTATGCCGTTGCGGGGTCAAAATAATGTGCAAGGTGCTTGTGATGTTGGTATGTTGCCTTATTACGATCCAGATTATGAACATCCAAAAGAGGTCGGCATGATGACTCCTGATATTTTTAAAGCGATTCTTTCGGATGAAATTTTTGGAATTTGGAATATGGGAGAGGATTTAGCACATATTCACTCAAATCTAAATATGGTGCATGAAGCTCTCAAAAAATTAGAAATTTTGATTGTAAATGAAGTGATGTTGAATGAAGTTACCAAATTTGCGGATATTCTTTTTGGTGTCAAAAGCGGATATGAAAAGACAGGTGTTTATGTAAATGCGGAAAGACGGCTTCACCTTTCTCAACCACTTGTAAAATCTGATTTGCCTGATGATTGGGAAATTATTCAGGGTGTGGAAAATGAATTTCTTGGAAATTGGAGTTACACCTCATCGGAAAATGTTTGGAACGATGTTCGTCAAAAAGTCAAAAAACGATACCTAAATGCCTCTTATGAACTTTTAGAAGAGAAACGGAGTGAGGGAATTCAGTGGCCTGTTGTTGAAAAAGAGACTCCAATTTTACATTTGGAAAGTTTCCGAACAAAAGATGGGCTTGGTCGTTTCTCGTATCACCAATACAAATTGCGGGGACAAGTTTCTGAAATTCTTAAAAATGGAACAAGTAAAACTTTCTATCTTTCAACTGGGCGGAACATAATTCATTACAACAATTCCGCACAAACTCGAGGAACTGAAAGACTTTTAAACTTACATAATCGAGATATTTTGCTTGTGAGTTTTGAAGATCGTGAATTTTTTAAGAACCGAAAAAGTGTGAAGTTGAAAAGTGCCTATGGAGAGAGTAGCGAACTACCTTTTAAAATTACAAAAACTCTTAAAAAAGGGACTCTTTTTACAACTTTTCATCATCCAGAAAGTAGGATAAATTTTCTGTTTGGCGATGAGAGAGACGAACTTATTGCAACCGCCCTTTTCAAATCTCTGCCAGTCGAAATAATTTAG
- a CDS encoding ABC-type transport system involved in resistance to organic solvents, ATPase component (PFAM: ABC transporter), with the protein MIKFENVKKKFGSREILKGVNLDIVPNKTTVIFGVSGGGKSTIIKHIVGLLKADSGNIFVDNENITKMNIKQLKRVRKKIGFLFQSGALFDSMNVFDNVAFPIVEHEKNISKKEIIRRVEEALTLVGLKHGEIIHLFPHELSGGMRKRVGLARTIIMKPKILLYDEPTSGLDPVSSDLITGMIRHLQDELRVTSILISHDVKESFKSGDYFAMLFGGQIVDYGNEYFFKTSASPVIKQFLSGSAKGPIQFN; encoded by the coding sequence ATGATTAAATTTGAGAATGTTAAAAAAAAGTTTGGCAGTCGAGAGATTCTAAAAGGTGTAAATCTTGACATTGTGCCGAACAAAACAACAGTTATTTTTGGTGTTTCTGGCGGTGGAAAATCGACAATCATCAAACATATTGTTGGACTATTAAAAGCTGATAGTGGAAATATTTTTGTTGATAATGAAAATATCACAAAAATGAACATCAAGCAGTTAAAAAGAGTTCGTAAAAAAATTGGATTTCTTTTTCAAAGTGGTGCTTTATTCGATTCTATGAATGTTTTTGACAATGTTGCATTTCCAATTGTTGAGCATGAAAAAAATATTTCAAAAAAAGAGATTATTCGGCGAGTTGAAGAAGCTCTTACTCTTGTTGGATTGAAACATGGTGAGATTATTCATCTTTTTCCGCATGAATTGAGTGGAGGAATGAGAAAACGGGTCGGACTTGCGAGAACAATAATTATGAAACCTAAAATATTACTTTACGACGAACCAACAAGCGGACTTGACCCTGTTAGTAGTGATTTAATTACTGGAATGATTCGACATTTACAAGATGAATTAAGAGTTACTTCGATTCTGATTTCACATGATGTAAAAGAGAGTTTTAAATCTGGAGACTATTTTGCGATGCTTTTTGGAGGACAAATTGTAGATTATGGAAATGAGTATTTTTTTAAGACCTCCGCAAGTCCAGTAATAAAGCAATTTTTATCAGGTTCTGCGAAAGGTCCTATTCAATTTAATTAA
- a CDS encoding tRNA nucleotidyltransferase/poly(A) polymerase (PFAM: Poly A polymerase head domain), which yields MEIYLVGGYVRDKLLGFDGSDRDFVVVNSSVEEMYRNNFVKVGKDFPVFIDQETREEYALARRDKKTGVGYKGFMFEIKDVKLEEDLYRRDLTINAMAMSGDGDLIDPYGGQSDLEKKILRHVSNAFSEDPLRVLRLARFKSRFYDFSIAPETVELVHEIRDSGELDTLTPERVYLEIEKSLKKGEIYLFFQTLQDLGVLKNIFPEVENFESLKKVAMRSPIETVFALLPFELTKRLKTQKKVLHFSEIYQGERDLKTAEGLHQFFNKIKSCKRLKELVYFLDLMGEYEKNELARLFILWKDLSKSFNFKSLEKGTDINKVFTAFRISELKKNLDISNSLE from the coding sequence TTGGAAATTTATCTCGTAGGCGGTTATGTTAGAGACAAACTTTTAGGATTTGATGGTAGTGATAGAGATTTTGTTGTTGTAAATTCATCAGTTGAAGAGATGTATAGAAATAATTTTGTGAAAGTTGGAAAGGATTTCCCTGTTTTTATAGATCAAGAGACAAGGGAAGAGTATGCACTTGCGAGAAGAGATAAAAAGACTGGAGTTGGATATAAAGGTTTTATGTTCGAGATTAAAGATGTGAAATTAGAAGAGGACCTTTATCGTCGAGATCTAACAATTAATGCGATGGCAATGAGTGGAGATGGCGACCTCATCGATCCTTATGGCGGACAGAGTGATTTAGAAAAGAAGATTTTGAGACATGTGTCTAATGCATTTAGCGAAGATCCGTTACGAGTTTTACGACTTGCTCGTTTTAAGTCCCGTTTTTACGACTTTTCCATTGCTCCCGAAACAGTAGAACTTGTTCATGAAATTCGAGATAGTGGAGAACTTGACACATTAACACCTGAACGAGTCTATCTTGAAATTGAAAAGAGCCTTAAAAAAGGTGAAATTTATCTTTTCTTTCAAACATTACAAGACTTGGGTGTTTTAAAAAATATTTTTCCAGAAGTTGAGAATTTTGAAAGTCTGAAAAAAGTAGCGATGAGGTCTCCAATTGAAACAGTTTTTGCACTTCTTCCGTTTGAATTAACAAAACGACTCAAAACACAAAAAAAAGTTTTGCACTTTTCTGAAATATATCAAGGCGAAAGAGATTTAAAAACAGCAGAAGGTCTTCACCAATTTTTTAATAAGATTAAATCTTGTAAAAGACTTAAAGAGCTTGTCTATTTTTTAGACCTTATGGGAGAATATGAAAAGAATGAGTTAGCTCGACTTTTTATTCTTTGGAAAGACCTTTCTAAAAGTTTCAACTTTAAAAGTTTGGAAAAAGGAACTGATATTAATAAAGTTTTTACCGCTTTTAGAATTTCAGAATTGAAAAAAAATCTCGATATTTCTAATAGTTTAGAATAG